One region of Jonesiaceae bacterium BS-20 genomic DNA includes:
- a CDS encoding ParA family protein — protein MAVLGICSLKGGVGKTSVTLGLASAAYAAGLRTLIIDLDPQADTTLALGVSGQAPMDVADVLDTPSKLIVDSAIVPSVWAPDRLHVMMGSSESARHDGPSYAHRLTRLQNAIEQLEHPYDLVLIDCPPSLGGLTRQGLTACQRALVVTELGLFSVTAAGRAFAAIDDIRQSSAPQLQPLGVLVNRVRTRSSEQAFRQEELTQMFGDLVLPTYIPERAALQQAQGAGSAIHDWPSRAARDLADRFDAVLQLAMASMSTPLEPESVSGNL, from the coding sequence GTGGCAGTTTTAGGAATTTGTAGCCTTAAAGGCGGCGTAGGCAAAACATCGGTGACTTTGGGTCTGGCATCAGCGGCATACGCCGCCGGTTTGCGTACCCTAATAATCGACTTGGACCCCCAAGCAGACACAACACTCGCATTGGGAGTTTCCGGACAAGCACCAATGGATGTCGCTGACGTTCTAGACACTCCATCGAAGCTCATTGTGGACTCCGCAATCGTGCCAAGTGTGTGGGCTCCTGACCGACTCCACGTCATGATGGGGTCTTCCGAGTCCGCGCGCCATGATGGCCCGTCCTATGCCCACCGGCTCACGCGGCTACAAAACGCGATCGAGCAACTTGAACACCCGTACGACCTTGTTCTCATAGACTGCCCACCATCGCTCGGCGGCCTGACCCGTCAGGGACTCACTGCGTGCCAGCGAGCTCTCGTAGTGACCGAGCTAGGTCTATTCTCCGTGACCGCGGCCGGCCGCGCGTTTGCGGCAATCGATGATATCCGCCAATCGAGCGCGCCCCAGTTGCAACCACTTGGGGTATTGGTTAACCGCGTGCGCACCCGGTCTTCCGAGCAAGCATTTAGGCAAGAAGAACTGACCCAAATGTTTGGGGACCTAGTTCTTCCAACGTATATTCCTGAGCGCGCCGCACTTCAGCAGGCACAAGGCGCCGGAAGCGCCATTCATGATTGGCCGTCACGCGCCGCGCGAGATCTCGCCGACCGGTTCGATGCCGTACTGCAACTTGCGATGGCTTCTATGTCAACACCGTTAGAGCCGGAATCGGTCTCCGGTAACTTGTGA
- a CDS encoding MerR family transcriptional regulator: MSDLGQIKGSAPAPVALRTQGTLFGDGIEDQDALTGYRGPTACRAAGITYRQLDYWARTQLVEPSVRPATGSGTHRLYSFRDILVLKVVKRLLDTGVSLQQIRIAVERLRERGIESLSHITLMSDGASVYECTSDDEVIDLVQGGQGVFGIAVGRVWREVEGTLAMLPAERLVEEPIAPNQPEDELAKRRKARVVG; the protein is encoded by the coding sequence ATGAGCGATTTAGGGCAGATCAAGGGATCGGCTCCTGCGCCCGTTGCATTGCGGACCCAAGGCACACTTTTTGGGGATGGAATTGAAGACCAAGACGCCTTGACGGGTTACCGCGGCCCAACCGCATGTCGAGCAGCTGGAATCACCTACCGCCAACTTGATTACTGGGCTCGCACGCAGCTGGTTGAACCGTCCGTACGCCCTGCAACGGGCTCGGGAACCCACCGACTCTACAGTTTCCGGGACATCTTGGTGCTCAAGGTTGTCAAGCGTTTGCTGGACACCGGGGTCTCTCTCCAACAGATCCGAATCGCTGTTGAACGGTTACGTGAGCGCGGCATCGAATCGCTTTCGCACATTACGTTGATGTCTGATGGTGCTTCCGTGTACGAGTGCACCTCAGATGATGAGGTAATTGATCTCGTTCAGGGGGGCCAGGGTGTCTTTGGGATCGCCGTTGGCCGCGTTTGGCGCGAGGTTGAAGGTACGCTGGCTATGTTGCCAGCTGAGCGCCTGGTTGAAGAGCCAATCGCCCCCAACCAGCCGGAAGACGAACTCGCTAAGCGCCGCAAGGCTCGGGTCGTAGGATAG
- a CDS encoding MerR family transcriptional regulator, with amino-acid sequence MASANNAHRGGDSGSRFVPPEEESASWPQNLSRNATMRISDVLRHLSLEFPAVSHSKLRFLEEQGLIDPVRTASGYRKYSPADIERLRFVLVEQRDRYLPLKVIKEMLTALDSGESSLDHPVRPRLATQDGLSPVQASAMEFQKLAAATGVSQDFINEMVAAGLIRAGEQRSTGFAARADLSHEKEIVRIAALLREHGIDWRHLRSMRAAADRQLAIIEQSVAALRSKDTTSAQARADATAGEIAELCSQLHTSWMRHGVTGNDGRY; translated from the coding sequence GTGGCCTCAGCCAATAACGCGCACCGAGGCGGGGACTCTGGTTCTAGATTCGTTCCTCCCGAGGAAGAGTCGGCATCGTGGCCCCAGAATTTGTCTCGAAACGCAACCATGCGGATTTCCGATGTGTTGCGGCATTTGAGTTTGGAGTTTCCGGCGGTTAGTCACTCAAAACTGCGCTTCTTGGAAGAGCAGGGACTAATCGACCCGGTCCGCACGGCCTCGGGGTACCGAAAATACAGTCCCGCAGATATCGAGCGGTTGCGCTTTGTTCTGGTTGAGCAGCGGGACCGTTACTTGCCTCTCAAGGTGATCAAGGAGATGCTGACCGCGCTTGACAGCGGAGAGTCCAGCCTCGATCATCCAGTGCGGCCACGGCTAGCCACCCAAGACGGGCTTTCACCTGTTCAGGCGAGCGCAATGGAGTTTCAAAAATTAGCTGCCGCTACCGGAGTCTCGCAAGATTTCATCAACGAGATGGTTGCGGCTGGACTGATCCGGGCAGGGGAGCAGCGAAGCACGGGCTTTGCGGCTCGGGCTGACCTCAGCCACGAAAAAGAAATTGTGCGGATCGCGGCTCTTCTGCGTGAACACGGTATTGATTGGCGTCATCTGCGGTCAATGCGTGCTGCCGCGGACCGCCAGTTGGCAATAATTGAACAGTCAGTTGCAGCGCTACGGAGCAAAGATACAACGTCGGCCCAAGCTCGCGCAGATGCCACGGCAGGAGAGATTGCTGAGTTGTGCTCGCAATTGCACACGTCTTGGATGCGCCACGGTGTGACGGGTAATGATGGTCGTTACTAG
- a CDS encoding FHA domain-containing protein: protein MSDQVPNPAAAAESEPEPTAQLSDSTITLSSIGALDEAYNAAGTSQDVRNIVNGLPKGSGLLVVRTMAGEGERFLLDRDQIRAGRSEKADIFLNDVTVSRRHSEFVRVGDNYEIRDAGSLNGTYINRDRVDSYTLRTGDEIQIGKYRMVFYISPLSLPSSGTAPQSGQ, encoded by the coding sequence ATGAGCGATCAAGTTCCAAACCCAGCTGCTGCTGCGGAAAGCGAGCCTGAACCGACTGCACAACTCAGTGACAGCACCATTACGCTTTCAAGTATTGGGGCGCTCGATGAAGCCTATAATGCGGCCGGAACCTCCCAAGATGTGCGCAATATCGTTAATGGGCTTCCCAAGGGATCCGGCCTATTAGTTGTGCGCACCATGGCCGGTGAGGGCGAACGTTTCCTGCTGGACCGGGATCAGATCCGTGCCGGGCGTAGCGAAAAAGCTGATATTTTTCTCAACGACGTCACGGTTTCGCGGCGCCACTCCGAGTTTGTGCGTGTGGGCGATAATTACGAAATCCGCGATGCCGGTTCGCTGAATGGTACCTACATCAACAGGGACCGGGTTGATAGCTACACGTTGCGCACGGGTGACGAGATCCAAATTGGTAAGTACCGGATGGTCTTCTACATCAGCCCGTTGTCCCTGCCTTCCTCCGGCACTGCTCCGCAAAGTGGGCAGTGA
- a CDS encoding DUF881 domain-containing protein, translating to MATEHEPQEDHGPPNKDALPPTLTPDQQSALKRANLTPKQRLWIAMKPRLTRAQTLVALLCASLGFALVVQLQVAQQDEFASLRQSDLVNLLDDVTQRTSELEADLVRLRTQEAELESGSQSNLAALEAAHENARVQGILSGRLAAQGPGITIGVYEGGKELRAATLFNVLEELRNAGAEAVEVNGLRMVTSSHFVDLSGGGVEIDGIRTEGPFLWKAIGDPNTLQPALEIPGGALSSVRSSDATVTVTPMDKVEITATVVITAPKFAVPLETP from the coding sequence ATGGCAACCGAACATGAGCCGCAGGAGGACCACGGTCCACCTAACAAGGACGCACTACCCCCGACACTGACGCCGGATCAACAAAGCGCCCTCAAACGCGCCAATCTGACCCCGAAGCAGCGCCTGTGGATCGCGATGAAACCGCGGCTAACACGGGCCCAAACCCTTGTGGCCCTGCTGTGCGCCTCGTTGGGTTTTGCGCTGGTGGTTCAACTCCAGGTGGCCCAGCAAGACGAATTTGCGTCCCTTCGGCAGTCCGATCTGGTGAACCTGTTGGACGATGTAACGCAGCGTACGAGTGAGTTAGAAGCCGACCTGGTGCGACTGCGTACCCAAGAAGCTGAACTGGAATCCGGTAGCCAATCAAACCTGGCTGCCCTCGAAGCCGCCCACGAAAATGCCCGCGTCCAAGGGATCTTGTCCGGGCGTCTGGCGGCCCAGGGTCCCGGAATCACTATCGGGGTCTATGAAGGCGGTAAGGAACTGCGGGCTGCCACCTTATTCAACGTCTTGGAAGAGCTGCGGAACGCGGGTGCCGAGGCGGTTGAAGTCAATGGGTTGCGCATGGTGACTTCGAGCCACTTTGTAGATCTCAGTGGCGGAGGAGTCGAAATTGACGGTATCCGCACGGAAGGGCCATTCCTTTGGAAAGCTATCGGTGATCCCAACACGTTGCAACCGGCGCTTGAGATTCCAGGTGGTGCCTTGAGTTCGGTCCGCTCGAGTGATGCCACCGTGACAGTAACCCCCATGGATAAGGTGGAGATTACGGCAACCGTTGTGATTACCGCTCCTAAGTTTGCCGTGCCGCTGGAGACCCCATAG
- a CDS encoding small basic family protein codes for MIPFFGLIIGVVAGLMLEPTVPIYLQPYLPIAVVAALDALFGGLRALLDGMFDDRVFLVSFLSNVVVAAFIVFLGDQLGVGSQLSTGVVVVLGIRIFSNVAAIRRHIFKA; via the coding sequence GTGATTCCGTTCTTTGGCCTCATTATTGGCGTAGTTGCTGGTCTCATGCTGGAACCGACCGTGCCGATTTACCTGCAGCCTTATCTGCCAATTGCGGTAGTGGCCGCGCTGGATGCCCTGTTCGGCGGATTGCGGGCATTGCTTGATGGCATGTTTGATGACCGTGTGTTCCTGGTGTCATTCCTGTCGAACGTAGTGGTCGCGGCTTTTATTGTGTTCCTGGGAGACCAGCTTGGGGTGGGCTCACAGCTGTCTACCGGAGTGGTCGTGGTCTTAGGTATTCGAATCTTCTCTAACGTTGCCGCGATCCGGCGACACATCTTCAAGGCTTAG
- a CDS encoding DUF881 domain-containing protein, whose translation MTGSHTPNHRPSHGQGSQRPVDASMTLLREVMDSPIDPGYQVAAGRKRRLATLGRSEKRSAVSRSLSLGLAVALGFMTITGVLSLRSRAELSSTTRQVLIGEIRERQQRFDTATTDHDAVTEKVAALHAEILESVDPELSEALARDELTNGGVAITGPGLRVTMADGPGADDDEERRVQDSDIRAVVNGLWASGAESIAINDKRLTVTTAIRSAGSAILVDLVGLSAPYTIEAIGDPDRLEINFSRSLASDQLTLLASAYGIDARIEQAKELELPAGSSRRLRLAQEIAEP comes from the coding sequence ATGACAGGGTCACACACCCCCAATCACCGGCCCAGCCATGGGCAAGGCAGTCAACGGCCCGTCGATGCCTCCATGACGTTGCTGCGCGAGGTCATGGACTCTCCGATCGATCCGGGTTACCAAGTTGCCGCTGGACGAAAGCGCCGCCTAGCCACCTTGGGACGCTCGGAGAAAAGATCGGCGGTAAGTCGGAGCTTGAGCCTTGGCCTTGCCGTTGCTTTGGGATTCATGACTATCACAGGCGTACTTTCGTTGCGGTCCCGTGCGGAGCTAAGTTCGACAACGCGACAGGTCTTGATTGGCGAGATCAGGGAACGGCAGCAGCGGTTCGATACGGCTACTACTGACCATGACGCGGTAACTGAGAAGGTTGCCGCGCTGCACGCTGAGATTTTGGAATCGGTCGACCCCGAACTCAGTGAAGCACTAGCACGTGATGAACTGACCAATGGTGGTGTTGCAATCACCGGCCCCGGCTTACGCGTCACCATGGCAGACGGACCGGGTGCGGACGACGATGAGGAACGCCGAGTCCAAGACTCCGATATCCGCGCGGTCGTAAACGGTCTGTGGGCCTCGGGAGCCGAGTCAATCGCGATCAATGACAAACGATTGACCGTCACGACAGCAATTCGTAGCGCAGGGTCAGCAATCTTGGTGGACCTAGTCGGATTGAGTGCCCCGTACACGATTGAGGCGATAGGGGACCCGGATCGTTTGGAAATCAACTTCTCTCGCTCACTGGCTTCCGATCAATTGACGTTGCTGGCGTCTGCCTACGGAATTGATGCTCGCATTGAACAAGCAAAAGAGTTAGAACTGCCAGCTGGGAGTTCCCGTCGGCTGCGGCTAGCACAAGAGATTGCGGAGCCTTGA
- a CDS encoding CDP-alcohol phosphatidyltransferase family protein, whose amino-acid sequence MRADGVVSIEQVSNRIWTIPNAISALRLLLVPVFAVLVFTHHDVWALIVVTISSISDWADGFIARKLDQVTKLGQSLDPIADRCFIFVTILALTVREVLPIWILIIVLARDLVMLVLVSAIAKKGHKPMAVTLVGKAATLCLFVAFPLFIFAGIGEVTGALESIAKSSAWVFAVLGAVLYWASAVQYLIRGRVLLATPPTR is encoded by the coding sequence ATGCGCGCGGATGGGGTGGTCTCAATAGAACAGGTGAGTAATAGGATTTGGACAATTCCAAATGCTATAAGTGCGCTGCGGTTGCTACTGGTGCCAGTGTTTGCCGTATTGGTCTTTACTCACCATGATGTGTGGGCGCTCATAGTTGTGACGATCTCGTCGATCTCGGACTGGGCGGATGGCTTTATTGCACGTAAACTCGATCAGGTCACAAAATTGGGACAATCGCTGGACCCTATTGCTGATCGGTGTTTTATTTTTGTCACAATCTTGGCCTTAACGGTGCGTGAAGTGCTGCCGATTTGGATCCTGATTATTGTTTTGGCCCGTGACTTGGTCATGTTGGTATTGGTGTCTGCAATTGCGAAGAAGGGGCACAAGCCCATGGCGGTCACCCTTGTGGGCAAAGCTGCGACGCTGTGCCTGTTTGTTGCCTTCCCACTATTTATCTTTGCCGGTATTGGTGAAGTCACCGGCGCTCTTGAATCCATTGCCAAATCATCGGCTTGGGTGTTCGCAGTGCTGGGAGCTGTCTTGTACTGGGCCTCTGCAGTCCAGTATCTAATCCGCGGGCGGGTGCTTTTGGCAACGCCCCCAACACGTTGA
- a CDS encoding DEAD/DEAH box helicase, protein MTSVNTDVPASAEPTEPTVTFDQLGLPEELLRAVSELGFTTPSSIQERAIPELLAGRDITGIAQTGTGKTAAFGLPMLAALDPSVKQVQALVLAPTRELAMQVADHINNYAKYIGGLDVLAVYGGSPYPPQIRALKNGVQVVVGTPGRVIDHLDRGTLDLSGIRYLVLDEADEMLRMGFAEDVERVFGAAPRERQVALFSATMPPQIRRVAQRHLDNPVEIAVSRQSTTVSSVSQEFAIVPFRHKMGSLVRVLATADTDASIVFCRTRGAAEEVGSTLIERGISAATISGDVAQKDREKIVERLRSGQVDVLVATDVAARGLDVDRIGLVVNFDIPGEPEAYVHRIGRTGRAGRTGRALSFVTPSERSKLKFIERTIRTNLKEIAIPSPADVSEHKVKTMLDSLSTRIESGRLSMYETRLNAFLEENAELNPVTVAAALAALAVGDSGPRARAEQEEYEAQQAEERRNKHARENRGDRDGGRGQRDRGGDRGGRPERGRFDRNDRSSYDRPQRFDRRNDSADSGTRYRVAVGYNDGAEPRGIVGALTNEGGLSGRDLGKIEIFNTFALVDINASMDGDTMDRIAKARLGGKALRIRLDDGGPQRSSGGRSNDRDSRGGGFGGRPERSERSDRGRFNRGSR, encoded by the coding sequence ATGACATCCGTCAACACTGACGTGCCTGCTTCCGCTGAGCCAACCGAGCCGACCGTAACGTTTGATCAGTTGGGTCTGCCTGAAGAGCTTCTACGTGCGGTAAGCGAACTTGGGTTCACCACCCCATCCTCAATTCAGGAACGCGCCATCCCAGAGCTTCTGGCCGGCCGCGACATCACCGGAATCGCACAGACCGGAACCGGTAAGACCGCTGCGTTTGGTCTGCCGATGCTTGCCGCTCTTGACCCATCGGTCAAGCAGGTCCAGGCGCTTGTTCTGGCACCGACCCGTGAGCTTGCCATGCAGGTTGCAGACCACATCAACAACTATGCCAAGTACATTGGCGGACTCGACGTCCTCGCCGTGTACGGTGGCTCCCCGTACCCACCTCAGATCCGGGCGCTCAAGAACGGCGTTCAGGTTGTAGTTGGTACCCCAGGCCGCGTCATTGACCACCTTGACCGCGGTACCCTTGATCTATCCGGTATTCGTTACCTCGTCCTTGATGAGGCTGACGAGATGCTGCGGATGGGATTTGCCGAGGACGTAGAGCGCGTATTCGGTGCCGCTCCACGTGAGCGTCAGGTTGCACTATTCTCCGCAACCATGCCGCCGCAGATCCGCCGCGTTGCCCAGAGGCACCTAGACAATCCTGTTGAGATTGCAGTTTCCCGTCAGTCCACAACCGTTTCTTCCGTGAGCCAGGAATTCGCCATTGTGCCATTCCGCCACAAGATGGGCTCCCTCGTTCGTGTCCTTGCAACCGCAGACACCGACGCCTCAATCGTCTTCTGCCGCACCCGTGGTGCGGCTGAGGAAGTTGGCTCGACCCTCATTGAACGCGGTATCTCAGCAGCTACCATTTCCGGTGACGTTGCTCAAAAGGACCGTGAGAAGATCGTTGAGCGCCTGCGCTCCGGTCAGGTTGACGTCTTGGTCGCAACCGATGTTGCAGCCCGTGGCCTTGACGTAGACCGCATTGGCCTGGTTGTTAACTTTGACATTCCTGGCGAGCCTGAGGCTTACGTTCACCGCATTGGCCGTACCGGTCGTGCCGGCCGGACCGGACGTGCTCTGTCGTTCGTTACCCCGAGCGAGCGCTCGAAGCTCAAGTTCATTGAGCGCACCATCCGCACCAACCTCAAGGAAATTGCGATCCCATCCCCAGCGGATGTGTCCGAGCACAAGGTCAAGACCATGCTCGACAGCCTCTCAACCCGCATCGAAAGCGGCCGGCTGTCAATGTATGAGACTCGTCTGAACGCCTTCCTTGAGGAAAACGCAGAACTCAACCCGGTAACCGTTGCCGCCGCGCTAGCCGCCTTGGCAGTTGGCGATTCAGGTCCACGTGCCCGTGCCGAGCAAGAAGAGTATGAGGCACAGCAGGCCGAGGAACGCCGGAACAAGCATGCACGCGAGAACCGCGGCGACCGTGACGGTGGACGCGGACAGCGTGACCGCGGCGGCGACCGTGGTGGACGCCCAGAACGCGGCCGCTTCGACCGCAATGATCGCAGCAGCTACGACCGCCCACAGCGTTTTGACCGTCGCAACGACAGCGCCGACTCAGGTACCCGCTACCGCGTTGCAGTTGGCTACAACGATGGCGCGGAACCACGCGGTATTGTTGGCGCTTTGACCAACGAGGGTGGCCTATCCGGCCGTGACCTTGGCAAGATTGAAATCTTCAACACTTTTGCTTTGGTTGACATCAACGCCTCGATGGACGGCGACACTATGGACCGCATTGCTAAGGCTCGCCTTGGTGGCAAGGCCCTGCGGATTCGCCTAGACGACGGTGGACCGCAGCGTAGCTCCGGTGGCCGTTCAAACGACCGCGACTCACGCGGCGGTGGATTCGGTGGCCGTCCGGAACGCTCCGAGCGCTCAGACCGTGGACGTTTCAACCGCGGCAGCCGGTAA
- the glsA gene encoding glutaminase A yields the protein MTNHADVSASRPAVLDFEPSHQAAAKVSTGSLPSATHIDDVLETAYQRYLPLTEGNVADYIPSLGNADPAKFGLAMANTDGKIITRGDAHDLFSIQSISKAFVFALVCDAVGHQTVHDLVGVNNTGLPFNSVMALELNGGNPLNPMVNAGALATTALAPGNTLSQKWDFILAGLSAFAGRQLSLDLEVYASESATNQRNQALSLLLQSYGRMPFRPLGITDIYTKQCSLNVSAKDLAIMAVTLADGGVNPVTGQQVVSAPVARDTLAVMASAGLYEMSGDWLYEVGMPGKSGVSGGIIAVSPGKGAFASFSPPLDSAGNSVRGKNATRFLARALGLDIFASQHQG from the coding sequence ATGACTAACCACGCTGATGTGTCTGCCTCACGGCCAGCCGTTTTAGACTTTGAGCCAAGCCATCAAGCAGCCGCTAAGGTCTCAACCGGTTCACTACCTTCAGCGACCCACATTGACGACGTTTTGGAAACTGCCTATCAACGTTACTTACCGTTGACTGAGGGCAATGTAGCCGACTACATTCCGTCACTAGGTAATGCCGACCCGGCAAAGTTTGGTCTTGCCATGGCCAACACTGATGGCAAGATCATCACCAGGGGTGACGCACACGACCTATTCTCCATCCAGTCAATCTCCAAGGCTTTTGTGTTCGCTTTGGTGTGCGACGCGGTGGGCCATCAAACGGTTCATGATTTGGTCGGGGTCAACAATACGGGACTTCCGTTCAACTCCGTCATGGCATTAGAACTCAATGGCGGCAACCCCCTCAACCCCATGGTCAATGCCGGAGCGTTGGCGACGACCGCCCTGGCACCCGGCAACACACTCTCCCAAAAATGGGACTTTATCCTCGCCGGTCTATCCGCCTTTGCCGGACGCCAACTATCCCTCGACCTTGAGGTGTACGCATCAGAATCCGCAACCAATCAGCGTAATCAAGCACTGAGTTTGCTTCTGCAAAGCTATGGTCGCATGCCGTTTAGGCCGCTTGGTATCACTGATATCTATACGAAACAGTGTTCCTTGAATGTCAGCGCCAAAGACCTGGCAATTATGGCCGTGACCCTTGCCGATGGTGGTGTGAACCCCGTAACTGGCCAGCAGGTTGTCAGTGCCCCGGTCGCACGCGACACCCTAGCGGTCATGGCATCAGCTGGGTTGTATGAGATGTCCGGTGACTGGCTCTATGAGGTGGGCATGCCCGGAAAAAGTGGGGTGTCCGGTGGCATCATCGCGGTCTCCCCCGGCAAGGGCGCATTTGCGTCGTTCTCGCCGCCCCTCGACTCCGCGGGCAATAGCGTGCGTGGTAAGAATGCGACCCGGTTTTTGGCACGTGCTCTTGGCCTCGACATCTTCGCGTCTCAGCACCAAGGTTAG
- a CDS encoding PH domain-containing protein, whose amino-acid sequence MSAASATPSPQFPPAYSVGPKFLRAVCWGCAILVIIGLAALLWIAPGTTEGSFDSPDIIAWFIIAGLILAVLWRFGRARIIVTEQGVRVRNFFHTYEYAWPQILRVAMTTADPWALLELNDGTTCTVLALPASEAKASMRCVADLRLRIQKFGETNAPQ is encoded by the coding sequence ATGAGCGCAGCCTCGGCAACACCAAGCCCTCAGTTCCCGCCCGCATATTCCGTGGGACCCAAATTTCTACGGGCGGTGTGCTGGGGCTGCGCCATTTTGGTCATTATTGGTCTGGCGGCTCTACTATGGATCGCCCCGGGAACAACCGAGGGAAGCTTCGATAGCCCCGACATCATCGCCTGGTTCATCATCGCCGGACTGATTTTAGCTGTTCTGTGGCGGTTTGGCCGGGCCCGCATTATTGTCACGGAGCAGGGCGTGCGGGTACGCAACTTTTTCCATACCTACGAATATGCGTGGCCTCAGATCCTACGGGTCGCCATGACGACCGCTGACCCGTGGGCCCTTTTGGAACTCAACGATGGTACGACCTGCACCGTTCTGGCATTACCCGCCTCCGAGGCCAAAGCCTCGATGCGGTGTGTGGCCGACCTGCGGCTACGGATCCAAAAGTTTGGGGAAACAAACGCACCGCAGTAG
- the hisG gene encoding ATP phosphoribosyltransferase, translated as MLRIAVPNKGSLSEPASDLLREAGYRQRRDTRELVLTDPENQVEFFFLRPRDVAVYVGAGTVDAGITGRDLLLDSGADAQEHLALGFARSTFRFASPSGTNISTLGDIEGRRVATSYNVLVTNHLASHGITPADVVRLDGAVESSVQLGVADLIADVVETGSTLRAAGLEVFGDPILVSEAVLIRRRGTEVPAGIETLARRLQGVLTARDYVLMDYVVPSALLTEAVSITPGLESPTVSPLHEDDWTAVRAMVLRSGMNRVMDELHDLGARAILVTAIMACRL; from the coding sequence ATGCTGCGCATAGCTGTACCAAATAAGGGATCCCTTTCCGAGCCTGCCTCCGACCTCCTCCGTGAGGCCGGTTACCGCCAGCGCCGTGATACCCGCGAGTTGGTCCTGACCGATCCAGAAAACCAGGTCGAATTCTTCTTTCTACGTCCCCGTGATGTTGCGGTATACGTGGGAGCGGGAACCGTCGATGCCGGTATCACCGGGCGCGACCTGTTGCTGGACTCGGGGGCGGATGCGCAGGAGCATCTGGCTCTTGGCTTCGCACGCTCAACGTTCCGCTTTGCGTCACCGTCCGGAACGAACATTTCCACGCTCGGTGACATCGAAGGACGCCGCGTAGCGACTTCTTACAATGTGCTTGTGACCAACCACTTGGCTTCGCACGGGATCACACCCGCGGACGTAGTCCGTCTTGATGGCGCAGTTGAGAGTTCGGTGCAGCTGGGTGTTGCAGACCTGATCGCTGATGTGGTCGAGACCGGTTCGACGCTGCGCGCTGCCGGTTTGGAAGTTTTTGGCGACCCAATTTTGGTCTCGGAGGCGGTCCTTATCCGTCGCCGTGGAACCGAGGTCCCCGCCGGCATCGAAACCTTGGCGCGGCGCCTCCAGGGTGTGTTGACCGCCCGTGACTATGTCCTGATGGACTACGTGGTGCCGTCCGCTCTTTTGACCGAGGCTGTTTCGATCACTCCAGGCTTAGAGTCACCAACGGTTTCCCCGTTGCATGAAGACGACTGGACCGCGGTACGCGCGATGGTCCTACGTAGCGGTATGAACCGGGTCATGGACGAGCTGCATGACCTTGGGGCTAGGGCCATCTTGGTCACCGCAATCATGGCCTGCAGGCTTTAG
- a CDS encoding phosphoribosyl-ATP diphosphatase: protein MKKFEELFAELSQKSIDRPQGSGTVAELDAGVHFIGKKIVEEAAEVWMACEFQSDEEAAEEISQLLYHTQVMMIAKGISLEDVYKYL from the coding sequence GTGAAAAAGTTCGAAGAGTTGTTTGCAGAACTGTCCCAAAAGTCGATTGACCGCCCACAAGGGTCTGGGACCGTGGCTGAGCTGGACGCCGGTGTGCACTTTATTGGCAAGAAAATTGTCGAAGAGGCCGCTGAGGTATGGATGGCTTGTGAGTTCCAAAGCGATGAGGAAGCGGCTGAGGAAATTTCACAGTTGCTTTACCATACCCAGGTGATGATGATTGCCAAGGGTATTTCCCTTGAAGACGTATATAAGTACCTTTAG